The Diceros bicornis minor isolate mBicDic1 chromosome 18, mDicBic1.mat.cur, whole genome shotgun sequence sequence caggccgccagcagtggagtgcgcgcacttaaccgctaagccacggggctggcccccagagtaGGTTTTGAATAGGAGTTGGTGGCTTTATAAAAATGGTGTGTCAAAGTATGTAACCCTTGGCATCTGATGTGCAGTGTGGTAAAAGCTAGGGGTGGCCCACAGTGGGGTAAAGCAGAGGTGTGTGGCTTCTGAGATGTTGAGGCTGGATGAGAGTTTGGAAAGTGGAGACCAGGGACATTTTTGTGGCAAAAATGATTGTACTCCTACACATTAGGAGTGGGAAGATGTTTTGTACTAACTTGGGGCTTCTGAATATCACCTACACACTCTCAGCAATGGCCGGAGGAAGATGATGTATAATTTCTATTCTTACCAGCCATGCTAAGTGAGGGATTAACTTCTCTTtcccttaaaatattttatttccctgtAACTTCAGTATTAAATGGGGGGAGGGGTTCACTAAAGGTAAAATAGATGCTCTAGATAGTCCTCAATATCAGAGGTCAGCAAAGTATGGCCCCTGGGCAAAATCTGTCCCACTACTTACTGTTGTTAAAtgaagttttgttggaacacagttgtgcttttttttttttttttttttaatgtctgcgGCTGTTTTTGTGCTACagtgacagagttgagtagttggaaCAGAGAGTGTATGGCCACAAAGCCTATAATATCTATTATCTGGCCAATTATAGAAAATGTTTGTCAGTCCTTGCTCAAGACTAAGAGCTGTTGATTTAGTGGAGATATTCTCTATAAAGCACTGATTGTCAAATGAGGTAGGTTTGATgggtatcagaatcacctggagaacttttTCAAACCCCAGATATAGTCCAAACGCTAAGATTCTGCCTCCAGGTGAAAAATCACTCTGACAGGATTGAGTTGTAtctttcagttgtattgaggcaggaaaatattttgagaactaGTAGGGTAAGGAGACACAAGTGCCTTAGGTTTAATAGTTGCAGTGATGCACCTTTCACAGGCCTCTGGATTACCTAtggtttctcaaaatgttttggtttttattttttaatccttatTTTGGCAGCGGATAAACATAAATTTCAGAGATTCCTGACTGCTGATGTGGCCCTGGTGGTGACAGTATATGCCCCAATTACTTTTCCTCCTGCATCTGTGCTGCTTTTCAAACAGAATAGCAATGGTAAGTTGAGTTCAGAGGTGAGTAGACCTGTAGGTCCTTAATGGGTTTAACACTGTTttctgtatttagatttcatacCATACCAAATGGTATGAAAAAGGTAATGATGGTTTTCAAAATAGCCCTATCTCAGCCTTGCAGTGGGTCTAAGGCAGGAATGACAAATGGGCTTTTATCTTGCTTACAAACCTTAGCTAATCGGTAGAGGCTGCTCAGAGTGCTATATTTAGGATAGATTCTGGGGACAGGTTCAGCAGGAATATTATTTAATGATCTTTGCCATGGACCCAGGAGGGCAGCCTAGTACATCCCTATTTTAAGGTTTCACTAAGATCTTTCATAGGTCTTTAAATGGGCTGGAGCAATAAATGAAGGCTTTGGCCTGTAGACTCCTGAACAGCTGCTCTGCTTTTGCCCCTTAGGAATGCACAGTCTTATCGCCACAGGCCATCTATTGTCAGTGGATCCGGACAGAATGGTCATCAAGAGAGTTGTTCTGAGTGGTCATCCTTTCAAAATTTTTACTAAGATGGCAGTAGTACGCTACATGTTCTTCAATAGAGGTAGGTATGAAGGATGGGATCTGATTGCCTTTGTGGGGTGAAGGTTGAGTTTacattttgtgggtaaatgtttcATCTTGGTCTTCTATGTGTTTCATTCTAAGAGGATGTGCTGTGGTTTAAACCAGTGGAACTGAGGACAAAGTGGGGGCGCAGGGGACACATCAAGGAGCCTTTAGGTAAGAGAATGTGGGATTTGGGACCTTGCCTAGATTTCCCCAGTGCTACTAAATGACTATTGGGTTAGAAGACCactgctttaaaattttctattttaatttgacCAGCTTGCTCTGTTTTCTTTCTAGGTACTCATGGCCACATGAAGTGCAGTTTTGATGGGAAGCTAAAATCTCAGGATACAGTACTGATGAACCTCTATAAACGAGTTTTCCCCAAATGGACTTATGATCCATATGTACCAGAACCAGTACCTTGGGTGAAAAGTGAGATTTCTTCAGCAGTGCCTGAAGCGGACATGGAGTAATGGGTTCACTGGGATTCTGTCTTATCGCTACTAGTTAGCACTCTAGGGATGGAAGCCTACAGGTTGTGAATGGGCAaagtttgtgttttctatttgagCCTAGAGGGCTGctgctcttttttgctgaaggcTTTTCTTGGCCTTGACAAGGTGTCTTCAGTTAAGTATGAAtgtttttctattgctgcttaatccaaaaaattattaaatcttaCTGAAATATCCACTCTCTGTTAGGATTTTGAAAGCTGTTTAAGAGGGGGAGATCGGAGGTTGACAGTGACTAGGAAACAAAATTTCCAATTGTCTAGAGACACTGAATCCCATCTCTTCATTTTGCATAAATTAAACAGAAACAGATTGATAAGGAGCTGGCCTTGCAGCCTGCTTCACCCAAGTTAGGGAGGTTATGTCTACATTTCCACCACTAAGCACAATACAAATGTTCTTTACTTCTGGGGAAACTGTTTGAAAATGCTGAGACAGCACAGCAGCCACTCCAACACCAGCTGTAGGTTCAATAAGCAGTTTCATCCTCTCCCATACCAGCTGGGTTGCATACTGTTGGTACAGAAGGAAGTAAGACTTAGTGAAATGGGAGAAGGGGAAAGAGCCTAGTTGGTTGGCCTTTATAATTAAAGACCAGATGAGGATATACACTCAGCCTGAATTTTCTTAATTGCTATATGTATGTGCTTGCCAATGAAGGGCAGGGCTTTTTTTTATCCTAATTCTGCTTCTACTGTCAAGAGGGTTGTCTTAATACATCTAGGGCACCCTGCCACATGTCATAAAGTCATCTAGTCAAGTCCCCAGTGGGTGAGTTGCTACTAACAGCAGAAGTTTCTTTTGCCTAAGAAGTTGCTCTGttcttttgttatttcctttcccGTTGGAGCCTTACCTTAATTTCATCCTCTGTGACAGTGAAGACATCATCCACGAGGTCCCTTATAATAGGCCAGGTGTTTAAGCCAATGCTGGTTTTGACACCATCTGCTATGGTTTCTGGAGGATAGGGATTGGGGGTCAGTTCCCCTTTCAGTTTGGACTGGTAGCAGTCATCTGCATTCAAGGGTTCAGCAGCATATACCTTCACACTAGGTCTCAGAGCCTGGGAAGAGGAATATTAGACATCTTACAACTAGCCACAGCATTTTGCCTGCATGCCTGCAGTAAAATAGGTGGTACAGGTAACACATTGCCCAAGTAAAAGCCTTCCCTTTGATAGATATAATGAAAATATGACCTTCAGGCACTTTAAATTGTATGCCTTTACTGGCTTTCAGTTGCCTAGATCACATCTGGTTGTCCTGGTAACTGGGGAAAAGAGTAGCTCTGTACTTGGATAGTAGGTTGGTGAGATGGAATTCAGGGCGAGGGCTGTGAGCGTGCCACTCGTTGTAACTGCTTTTGTGCTGTAAAGTTGTCATGGATTAAGAAAAGGGTAGTGAGGCAGAGAAGGACCGTCCAGCTCAAGTGCCAAGGGATGATGGGAATGAATGGCAATTTGGGGGGAATGTTGAGCAAGTATCCACAATGTACtatgatgtaaaataaaatactctATGCCTGAAGTGCAGAGTCCTCCAGAAGCTGTTTCTTACCTTGACTGTAATTGCTATTCCAGCaaccattcctcctcctcctacaGGTACCACCAGTGCATCTACTAAGGGAACCTTGAGTGAAAAGAATATAAAGTATAATTAGGTCTGTTAATAACCAGTtttaggagctggcctggtggcgtagtggttaagttcatgcgctctgcttcggcagcctagggttcgcaggttcagatcccaggcgtggacctacacactgcttaccaagccatgctgtggcagcatcccatgtataacgtagaggaagatgggcacggatgttagcccagggccaatcttcctcggcaaaaagaggattggctacagatgttagctcaatcttcctcaccaaaaaaaaaaagtaaataaccagttttatatgtacatataaaataATTGATTCTACAGCGAAACATCAGCTTTACCAGTAGCTAAACAAGACTAGGCTTTTACCTGGTTCAGCACTTCGATGGCAATTGTCCCTTGCCCAGCTATCACTGCAGGCTCCTGGTTGGGATGTACCATGATGCCTTCTGTTTCTTCCATAATTCTTTTTGTAACATTTTGTCTGGACTGAAAGAGTGCATTAATTTAGCTTACTTGATTTGTATTTAATAGAGTTCCCAACAAGTTAGAGTCAATCATTTAACACTTTATTGACCATCTACTTTTTTCAGACTTTGTTCAGGCACTTAGGATATAACTGAACTAAACAGTCCCTGTGCTCAAGGGAGTTATGTTCTAATATGGTGGGGAGGAGTGGGATGTAAGTAAATATATGGTATGtctaagtgctatggagaaaaatgaatttattttatatatagggTGCTTAGGAAGGACCTCTGGTAAAGTGGTATTTTAATAGATTTGAACAAGTCCTGTGGATCTCCAGAATATTTCAGGGATAAAGAgtaatagcaagtgcaaagactATGAAGTAAGAGTGCTTGGCCTCTTTCAGAAACTGCCAAGTTAGTGTGGTTGGCTTGGAGTGTTTGGGGGAAAGTAATAGTGGGAGATGGAGTCAGAAAGATAGGAATGGGCCAGTTCATCCAGGCCTTAGATGATTGTAAGAACTTTGGTTTCCATTGTGTATGAGATGGGAAACCATTGGAGGATTTTGAGCTGATGAGAGACAAGTTCTAACTTAATGGATGGCTCTGCTCTGGTTGCTTTTTTGAAAACAGACTAGTggggcaagagtggaagcagagagaccagttaggaggctgctgaATCTAGGTGAGAACTGATGTTGGTTTGGATTAGGGTGGTAGTGGTAGAGGCTGTTAGAAGTAGTTGGattatagaaatattttgaaagtaggaCTAAGATTTGGAGGTGGGGTGTAAGAGAATTATCAAAGATGACTCCAACATTTTGTTGGGTAGCTAGGAGGATAAAAGTTGCCAttcactgagatggggaagactggaAGAGGAACAGTATTGTGGGAGTAAGATCAGGAGTTTGGTTTTAGACATAGTGAGTTTGAGATACCTATTAAGACATCCAACTGGAAATATCAGGTAGCCTAGGATATACAAATTTGGGTTAAGAACAAGGGTCAGGCTTGGAGTTAGAGTGTAGGTGATATTTTATACAGACTAATGAGATCATCTGAGTGTGCGTAGCTAACGGAAAGGTTGGGCATGCTAACGTTTAGAGATGAAGAGGAAACAACAAAGGAGACGGAGAAGGAGCAGGCAATAAAGTAGGAAGAGAAGTTCAATTTGACAGTGAAAGCTGTTAAGGTACTGAACATTGCTCTCTTCCTTACCTCATCACTCTGTTCACTGTACACTATAGAGGCTCCATAGGCTTGTATTGCCAGTTTTTTACAGTTGGGAGCTGTTTGGGGCACCACAATATAAGCAGGAATCCCTGGGAGGCGGAAACAGGTTTAGTTAGTACGAATCAGGAGAAGTGACGATAGAAAATTCTGTTCAGTTTGCTTGTAATCAGATACGGACTGGAGAATTTACTTCCCACAGCTATGACCAATCTCACTGAAAGTAAGGATGCTTTTCCATGCCTCTCTGATGATCCTACCCGGTACCCTGAGAAATTAATCAAGCACCTTCCAATTTGGCAGCATAGGCGAGAGCCTGGCCATGGTTTCCACTGCTGTGAGTAACAACAGCTTTGGGCTTCTCTTCTGAAGTGGCAGGAATCAAGCTTTTGATTGCATTAAGGGCACCACGAATCTGGAAAAGAGGGATGAATTCATGTATTTGAttaaaaggtttcttttcaaaaaaccaaacaGCTTTTCTAGATTTTCTCTTCCTAACACTGCACATCCAGTCCATCACTAAATCTTATTGATTCTACTCCTAAATATCTCATATGTGTCTTTGCCACTACCTTGATGAGGCTTCATTTCTCAACTTGTGTAATATCAAACTTCAATTGATCCTCTTTCAAGGATCATTCTCATCTAATATTTCCGCTAGATTATGAAAGTGATCTCTTAATAACAAATGTTACCTTTTTCATTGACTGCCTATTTTTGTAAGAAAAGTACAAATTTCCTACAAGTTACAGCCTTTCTGAAACACATTTACTGCCTCTATTATTGTTGTAGCCATCCTAAATTGCTTCTGGATTCCCTCTTACCAGGTTAGCTCACACTACTGTACTGCTGAGCATGCTGGTACCTCTACCTGTAGTTCTTTTCCCCCACTCCCTGATCTGGCTAAAAGCACTCACCCTGTAAAACTTGGGTCAAACATCACCTGCTTCAATTTCCTTGATCTACCAGGCAAAATTAGGCACTTTATTCTCTGTTCTTCCAAGGCAGTTTATAACTCTCTTATGACACTTCTCATCAACCTATTTGTTGACCAGCTTGTTTTCCCCTGCAAGTGTGGATAATAGGGCAAGGCCTACTGTATATATGCCTAGTGTAGTTAGTGAAAATAAATGCTTGATGTGTGATGAATGAAGAATAAACCATGGCAGAAGCAAAGGGCAAAAGAgaatggggttttttgttttgttttgttttttaaatataaaagctcTCAGTTAATAGGTTGGGGAAAAGGTAGATTCTTGAAGTCCTAAAGCTATCACTTaggtactttttgtgtgtgtgtgaggaagatcagccctaagctaacatccatgccaatcctctttttgctgaggaagaccggctctgagctaacatctattgccaatcctcctccttttttcttttcccccaaaaccccagtagatagttgtatgtcatagttgcacatccttcttagttgctgtatgtgggacgcggcctcaccatggccggagaagcggtgcgtcggtgtgcgcccaggatccgaacccaggcctccagtagcagagtgtgcacacttaaccgctaagccacggggccggccctgtcactTAGGTACTAATGCCTATCTGGCACAGTACAAAGTGCAGCTTTCAGATTTTTACCTGGAAGGATCTTAAAGCTCAACTAATGGTCAGAAAATTCTGGTAATGAATCAATGCACAGAAAAGTCTATGCATAGGCAAGGCACTGACATATTTTGTAGAAAAAGATCTTATTATATGAGGGTTTAGCTTGGTTTAGATCTTTTATATTCATAATAAGTTATCAATGAATAGCAAGTTGACACAAAGTGAATGCTTAAATTTTGTTATATACAGGGTGATCACACTCGCTCATTTTGCCTTGCAACAGTCCAGGTTGATGTCTATTGTCTCAGTTTAATCATTAAACATTCCCCCTTTTATTCTCAAACATGTCCTAGTTTGGACAGTAAATTATATGATCACTCTAATTATAAGGAATTTTGAGATTGTGTAAAAGGGGCTCGTCAACACCAGAATGCGAAGTAACCAGGACTTGATCAAAGGAAAATTTCTACAACTCCttcttcagctataaaaagaCATTAATCTACCTACCCCACTGGGCGGTCAGGAAGATCAAATAAATTTGTATGTGAAAGGGGTTTGAAAAGATACATGATACACTATCAAAAGGCATTGTTACCTTAAAAGATCCAGTTTTCTGGAAGTGTTCACATTTGAAGAAAAGATTGCGCCCTGTTACTTGATTCAAAATGGAGCTTGTTAGCATTGGTGTGAGGTGGATAAAATCTCGAATGTTGATATGAGCTTTTTCAACATCAGCAAAGGAGATGCAGTACTGAGCACACATGGTTCTGAAACCCAGGAATAAGAAGTGGGTCAAGGCAAAGCCTGAGACAATGTGTTTAatgaaaagattttgaaaatgcataacagacccatagaatgtataacaccaagagtaaaccataatgtaaactatggcctttgagtggtaatgatgtgtcaatgtaggttcagttgtgacaaatgtaccactctggtgggggatgatGATAATGGAGAAGGCTATGCATGTATTGGGGCAgggggcatatgggaaatctctgtaccttcccatcaattttgctgtgaaccttaaactgctctaaaaaaataaaatctttaaaaaaaggaaaatgcataACACAGGAAAATAGACCTGGGGCTTGTGGTGTTAATGTGGGAACTGTCTCCATTATTGGGACTCCAGAATCTGTGCAGAGAAGGGAACTTGTCTTGAAGCTGAGTTTCTTAGTAAATACAAATTTTTCTCTGGTGAAGCTTTATAGGAAGTAACTGGTGGTGATTACGGAAGGTTTAAAGCTCACCTGTCACTCATACCATCCATCTCTTGGCGGCACTACCACTGGTCTCTACCTTTTCATCATTGTTGTGAAGCTTGAATGAACTGGATTCAAAAatctagaaatttttattttaaaaattatttaacaaggAGAAAAAATTGCCTTCAATCCTATCATTTTAGTAAATTATgttcattttctatatttccctCTGTTTTTTCAGTATACATACATTCTATGACAGTTAAAATCAAAGCAAACGTTTTGTTTATTCTTACTCCATTTGGCTCAGTTTCTTCAAAGTTTTTGTAATTATAATTTTCAATAACTGCATTATGCttccatttttcactttttattgtaGCATTTAAACATGAagtttcttggggccggcccggtggcgcaagcggttaagtgcacgtgctccactgtggcggcctggggttcgccagttcttgccccacgcactgcttgtcaagccatgctgtggcggcatcccatataaagtggaggaagatgggcacggatgttagcccagggccagtcttcctcagcaaaaaaagaggaggattggcagatgttagctcagggctgatcttcctcacaaaaaactaaaaaaaaaataaacatgaagtttctcattatttttccttattaacAAAAGTAACGCATGTTcaacagaaaaacagaatttaATGTTTCCTCCCCAAGGACAATTGCTATCTAAGCTCTGGTGTTATATCTTTACAGGCCCACATATATATGCAGACCAAACTTTTTTGATAGGTTTCATAACTTGCTTTTTTCAGACAATATTATAAATATCTATGAATCTTTGCTTATCAATAGATATTATCCAACTTTTAAAATGGCTTAATagtacttctttttaaaaataccatagtTTTACATAACTCCAGTGTTGaacatttagattttcttttttggtggggGGGAGCCATAATAAAGAATGATGTAATCAACAGCATTGTTGTAAGTTCTTTGTGTATCTCCATACATGCTTTGGGTAGATTCCTCCAAAAGGCATTTTGCATCAAAAGGCACACTTCTAAGACATTTGATACCCACAGCCAAACTGATCTCTAGAAGAGTTGTAGATTATATCAGTATACACTGCCAAAAGCAGTTTCTAAGGAATGCCCATTTTTCTTTACCCTAAGGAATGCCCATTTTCCTTTACCCTTGCTGCATCATTTTTATCTGTCACTTCAACGAAATATGTCTA is a genomic window containing:
- the SRR gene encoding serine racemase, with product MDGMSDRTMCAQYCISFADVEKAHINIRDFIHLTPMLTSSILNQVTGRNLFFKCEHFQKTGSFKIRGALNAIKSLIPATSEEKPKAVVTHSSGNHGQALAYAAKLEGIPAYIVVPQTAPNCKKLAIQAYGASIVYSEQSDESRQNVTKRIMEETEGIMVHPNQEPAVIAGQGTIAIEVLNQVPLVDALVVPVGGGGMVAGIAITVKALRPSVKVYAAEPLNADDCYQSKLKGELTPNPYPPETIADGVKTSIGLNTWPIIRDLVDDVFTVTEDEIKYATQLVWERMKLLIEPTAGVGVAAVLSQHFQTVSPEVKNICIVLSGGNVDITSLTWVKQAARPAPYQSVSV